A region of Bacillus cabrialesii DNA encodes the following proteins:
- a CDS encoding cupin domain-containing protein — protein MEAKIQTFFFQDDGRIPNHPDFPLVVYQNALKDTNQAELIVNRHGWSNSWSGSVFPYHHYHSNTHEVLIAVRGEAVIQFGGEKGAAIPFKSGDAAVIPAGVGHKKISASPDFMVIGAYPGGVQYNLKTGEPDEREEAMTQIKQVSLPASDPITGKRAPLLEIWDK, from the coding sequence ATGGAAGCAAAGATACAGACGTTCTTCTTTCAGGATGACGGCAGAATTCCGAATCACCCTGATTTTCCGCTCGTTGTGTATCAAAACGCGCTCAAGGACACCAATCAGGCAGAGCTGATCGTCAACCGGCATGGCTGGTCAAACAGCTGGTCAGGGAGTGTTTTTCCATACCATCATTATCACAGCAATACGCATGAAGTGCTGATTGCAGTCCGGGGAGAGGCCGTGATTCAGTTTGGGGGAGAAAAAGGGGCCGCCATTCCTTTCAAATCAGGTGACGCAGCCGTGATTCCAGCCGGAGTCGGCCATAAAAAAATAAGCGCAAGTCCCGATTTTATGGTTATCGGCGCCTACCCGGGAGGCGTTCAGTATAATTTGAAGACGGGAGAGCCGGACGAACGGGAGGAAGCGATGACACAAATCAAGCAGGTGTCATTGCCGGCTAGTGATCCTATCACAGGAAAAAGAGCTCCTCTTTTGGAAATATGGGACAAGTGA
- a CDS encoding DUF1641 domain-containing protein, with translation MPETIDQTNASVSQSQQDLIDQLLKPEVQESLTVLVDQLPKLTELVNILTKSYDFAQSVATDEVLKSDTVGAITEILEPVKETAKEVAATAIEAKDRADASNETIGLFGLLRMLKDPQAQKLFRFANSYLEVMNERENQK, from the coding sequence ATGCCAGAAACAATCGATCAAACAAACGCGTCTGTCAGCCAAAGCCAGCAAGATCTTATTGATCAGCTGTTAAAGCCAGAAGTTCAAGAATCACTGACTGTTTTAGTTGACCAGCTTCCAAAGCTGACTGAGTTAGTGAATATTTTAACGAAGTCTTATGATTTCGCTCAGTCTGTAGCAACTGACGAAGTGCTAAAAAGCGACACTGTCGGTGCGATCACTGAAATTCTTGAGCCTGTAAAAGAAACAGCGAAAGAAGTAGCTGCGACTGCAATCGAAGCGAAAGACCGCGCGGATGCAAGCAACGAAACAATTGGTCTTTTCGGCCTGTTGCGTATGCTGAAAGATCCTCAAGCTCAAAAGCTGTTCCGTTTTGCTAACAGCTACCTTGAAGTTATGAACGAACGCGAAAACCAAAAATAA
- a CDS encoding NAD(P)/FAD-dependent oxidoreductase, producing MSKHIVILGAGYGGVLSALTVRKHYTKEQARVTVVNKYPTHQIITELHRLAAGNVSEKAVAMPLEKLFKGKDIDLKIAEVSSFSVDKKEVALADGSTLSYDALVVGLGSVTAYFGIPGLEENSMVLKSAADANKVFQHVEDRVREYSKTKNEADATILIGGGGLTGVELVGELADIMPNLAKKYGVDHKEIKLKLVEAGPKILPVLPDDLIERATASLEKRGVEFLTGLPVTNVEGNVIDLKDGSKVVANTFVWTGGVQGNPLVGESGLEVNRGRATVNDFLQSTSHEDVFVAGDSAVYFAPDGRPYPPTAQIAWQMGELIGYNLFAYLEGKTLETFKPVNSGTLASLGRKDAVAIIGANSTPLKGLPASLMKEASNVRYLTHIKGLFSLAY from the coding sequence ATGTCAAAACATATTGTCATTCTAGGCGCTGGTTATGGCGGAGTTCTTTCTGCTCTAACAGTTCGCAAACATTATACAAAAGAACAAGCACGCGTGACAGTGGTAAACAAATACCCAACTCACCAAATCATTACGGAATTACACCGTCTTGCAGCAGGCAACGTGTCTGAAAAAGCGGTTGCAATGCCACTTGAAAAACTTTTCAAAGGCAAAGACATTGATCTTAAAATCGCGGAAGTAAGCTCTTTCTCTGTTGATAAAAAAGAAGTTGCGCTTGCTGACGGTTCTACATTATCTTACGATGCGCTTGTTGTAGGTCTTGGTTCTGTAACGGCTTACTTCGGCATCCCGGGTCTTGAAGAAAACAGCATGGTATTGAAATCTGCTGCCGATGCAAACAAAGTCTTCCAACATGTTGAAGATCGTGTGCGCGAGTACTCTAAAACGAAAAACGAAGCTGATGCAACAATCCTTATCGGCGGAGGCGGCTTAACAGGTGTTGAGCTTGTCGGTGAGCTTGCTGACATCATGCCGAACCTTGCGAAAAAATATGGCGTAGACCATAAAGAAATCAAATTGAAGCTGGTTGAAGCAGGTCCGAAAATCCTTCCTGTTCTACCGGATGATCTTATCGAACGTGCCACTGCAAGCCTTGAAAAACGCGGCGTTGAGTTCTTAACAGGTCTTCCTGTTACAAATGTAGAAGGAAACGTGATTGATCTGAAAGACGGATCTAAAGTTGTTGCCAACACATTTGTTTGGACTGGCGGCGTACAAGGTAACCCATTAGTCGGAGAATCAGGTCTTGAAGTGAACCGCGGACGCGCGACAGTAAACGACTTCCTGCAATCTACATCTCATGAAGATGTATTCGTTGCCGGAGACAGCGCAGTTTACTTCGCTCCAGACGGCCGTCCATACCCGCCAACTGCACAAATCGCATGGCAAATGGGTGAGCTGATCGGTTACAACCTATTCGCTTACTTAGAAGGCAAAACGCTTGAAACATTCAAGCCAGTAAACTCTGGTACACTTGCAAGCCTTGGACGCAAAGACGCGGTTGCTATCATTGGTGCTAATTCTACACCGCTTAAAGGTCTTCCTGCTTCCTTGATGAAAGAAGCAAGTAACGTACGCTACTTAACACACATTAAAGGACTTTTCAGCCTGGCTTATTAA
- the uxaC gene encoding glucuronate isomerase produces MEPFMGENFLLKNETAVSLYHNYAKDMPIIDYHCHLSPKEIYENKTFQNITEAWLYGDHYKWRIMRANGIEETYITGDAPDEEKFMAWAKTVPMAIGNPLYNWTHLELQRFFGIYEILNEKSAPAIWNRTNELLQGEGFGARDLIVKSNVKVVCTTDDPVDSLEYHLLLKEDKDFPVSVLPGFRPDKGLEINRAGFPDWVQALENAAATSITTYDEYLKALEKRVRFFHSAGGRVSDHAIDSMVFAETTKEEAGRIFSDRLQGTEVSYEDEKKFKTYTLQFLCGLYAELDWAMQFHINALRNTNTKMMKRLGPDTGYDSMNDEKIAKPLYKLLNSVEIKNQLPKTILYSLNPNDNYIIASMINSFQDGITPGKIQFGTAWWFNDTKDGMLDQMKALSNVGLFSRFIGMLTDSRSFLSYTRHEYFRRIVCNLLGEWVENGEVPHDMELLGSIVQGICYDNAKHYFQFQEEKANV; encoded by the coding sequence ATGGAACCCTTTATGGGCGAAAATTTTTTATTGAAAAATGAAACCGCTGTCAGTCTCTATCACAATTATGCGAAAGACATGCCGATTATTGATTACCACTGCCACTTAAGCCCGAAAGAAATCTATGAAAATAAGACATTTCAAAACATCACTGAAGCCTGGCTGTATGGAGACCATTACAAATGGCGCATTATGAGAGCCAATGGGATTGAAGAGACATACATTACCGGCGATGCGCCTGATGAGGAAAAATTTATGGCTTGGGCGAAAACGGTGCCGATGGCGATCGGCAATCCGCTCTACAATTGGACTCACTTAGAACTGCAGCGTTTTTTTGGAATTTATGAGATCTTAAATGAAAAATCGGCTCCGGCTATATGGAACCGGACGAATGAACTGCTCCAAGGAGAAGGCTTCGGGGCAAGGGATTTGATCGTGAAATCAAATGTAAAGGTCGTTTGTACAACGGATGATCCTGTCGATTCTCTTGAATACCATCTATTATTAAAAGAAGACAAAGACTTTCCTGTCAGCGTCCTGCCCGGATTTCGGCCGGATAAGGGACTTGAGATCAATCGTGCAGGCTTTCCTGATTGGGTGCAGGCACTTGAAAACGCCGCAGCTACATCAATTACAACCTACGATGAGTATCTAAAGGCGTTGGAAAAACGAGTGCGATTTTTCCATTCAGCCGGCGGCAGAGTGTCTGATCACGCGATCGATTCAATGGTATTTGCCGAGACGACAAAAGAGGAAGCGGGCCGGATTTTTTCTGACAGATTACAAGGAACAGAGGTTTCTTATGAGGATGAGAAGAAATTTAAGACGTATACGCTTCAGTTTCTTTGCGGTTTGTATGCGGAGCTCGATTGGGCGATGCAGTTTCATATCAACGCTTTAAGAAACACGAATACAAAAATGATGAAGAGACTCGGGCCTGATACAGGCTATGACTCTATGAATGATGAAAAAATTGCGAAGCCTTTATACAAGCTGCTGAACTCAGTGGAGATCAAGAACCAGCTGCCGAAAACGATTTTATATTCACTGAATCCAAACGATAACTATATCATCGCCAGCATGATCAACAGTTTTCAGGACGGTATCACCCCGGGAAAAATACAATTCGGCACAGCCTGGTGGTTTAACGATACAAAAGACGGTATGCTCGATCAAATGAAAGCGTTGTCAAATGTCGGGCTTTTCAGTCGCTTCATCGGCATGCTCACCGACTCCAGAAGCTTTCTGTCCTATACGCGCCACGAATATTTCAGGCGGATCGTCTGCAATTTGCTGGGGGAATGGGTGGAAAACGGCGAAGTCCCGCATGATATGGAGCTTTTGGGAAGCATTGTTCAAGGAATTTGCTATGACAATGCGAAGCACTACTTTCAATTTCAAGAAGAGAAAGCAAACGTGTAA
- a CDS encoding MFS transporter has translation MRTELANKVVSIETEKRLSLKEKISYGFGDFGNGFMFDLGQIYLLKYFTDVAGIPAAMAGGIFLVSKLFAAITDPIVGSSIDYRKNIGKRGKFRPYLLIGSIVLAALTVLIFLSPNVSPTGKLIYAYASYMIWGIGYSFVNIPYGSLGAAMTQNSEDRTSISTFRQIGSLGALFITSVAVMPLLVKFDNPKVGYPVVMGLFAALGVLWFYICYRNCKERIVIAEAPKEKLTLSSVVKTFITNKPLLTLVLMTIFSISAYNIKSAMLVYFAQYNLGNVQLMAYMNFIIIGSSFLGVIFLPKLVKMFGKKRTAMIGFGISVAADLVNFVLPSNVYVFTILASIAFIGISIPNGITWALVSDIIDYGEWKSGERKEATTYSLFNFSRKLAQSLSGFLSGIGLGIIGYVPNAAQTAQALIGIKALLLLYPAIALALAMIIIGFLYKLTDQQHAQIVQELHQKS, from the coding sequence ATGCGAACTGAACTGGCAAATAAGGTTGTGTCGATTGAAACGGAGAAAAGGCTTTCATTGAAAGAGAAAATCTCCTATGGTTTTGGTGATTTTGGCAACGGTTTTATGTTTGATCTCGGCCAGATATATTTATTGAAGTATTTTACTGATGTAGCGGGAATCCCGGCTGCGATGGCCGGCGGCATTTTCTTAGTCAGCAAGCTGTTTGCGGCGATAACAGATCCGATTGTCGGCTCATCAATTGATTATCGCAAAAATATTGGCAAGCGGGGGAAATTCAGGCCTTATTTATTAATCGGCAGCATCGTGCTTGCGGCGCTTACTGTTCTAATTTTTCTGTCTCCTAATGTATCACCGACCGGAAAACTGATTTATGCCTATGCGTCCTATATGATTTGGGGCATCGGCTATTCGTTTGTGAATATTCCGTACGGCTCATTAGGGGCAGCGATGACTCAAAATTCTGAGGATCGGACCTCCATTTCGACTTTCCGTCAAATCGGGTCGCTTGGAGCCTTGTTTATCACAAGTGTGGCCGTGATGCCGCTGCTCGTCAAGTTTGATAATCCGAAGGTCGGCTATCCGGTGGTCATGGGCTTATTCGCCGCACTTGGTGTGCTTTGGTTTTATATTTGCTACCGCAACTGCAAAGAGCGCATTGTGATAGCAGAAGCGCCAAAAGAAAAACTAACACTCTCATCTGTCGTCAAAACATTTATCACGAATAAACCGCTGTTAACCCTTGTCCTGATGACGATTTTTTCAATTTCCGCATACAACATTAAATCCGCCATGTTAGTCTATTTCGCACAATATAACCTGGGCAATGTTCAATTAATGGCTTATATGAACTTTATTATTATCGGTTCTTCCTTTTTGGGCGTCATATTCCTGCCAAAGCTCGTCAAGATGTTTGGTAAGAAACGAACGGCGATGATCGGCTTCGGCATCAGTGTAGCCGCGGATCTAGTCAACTTTGTGCTTCCATCAAACGTTTATGTGTTTACGATCCTTGCCAGCATCGCCTTTATCGGAATCAGTATCCCAAATGGCATCACGTGGGCGCTTGTGTCCGATATTATTGACTATGGCGAATGGAAATCGGGTGAACGGAAAGAAGCAACAACATATTCACTTTTTAATTTCTCCAGAAAGCTTGCTCAGTCATTGTCCGGTTTTCTCTCGGGCATCGGCTTGGGGATAATCGGCTATGTGCCGAATGCGGCCCAGACAGCACAGGCGCTGATCGGAATTAAAGCCCTTCTCCTTCTGTATCCTGCCATTGCTTTGGCATTAGCGATGATCATTATCGGCTTTCTTTATAAACTCACAGACCAGCAGCATGCACAGATCGTTCAGGAGCTTCATCAAAAAAGCTGA
- the allD gene encoding ureidoglycolate dehydrogenase, with protein MKTVTIPAEEARELVRIKLTGVRLNERDAEKVADVLVHADLRGVQSHGVLRTEHYVNRLRAGGINPEAHPVFKETGPVTGVLDGDDGFGHVICDVAMDRAIDMAKKNGVGMVTAVNSSHCGALSYFVQKAADEKLIGMAMTHTDSIVVPFGGRSPFLGTNPIAYGVPAKRKKPFILDMATSKVAFGKILQAREEGKDIPEGWGVDENGEAVTDPDKVVSLSTFGGPKGYGLSIVVDVFSGLLAGAAFGPHIAEMYSGLDQKRKLGHYVCAINPSFFTDRDAFLEQMDAMLDELQHSPPAVGVERVYVPGEIEQLHEERNKIHGISIARSVYEFLKSR; from the coding sequence TTGAAAACGGTAACGATACCAGCTGAAGAAGCAAGGGAACTTGTTCGGATCAAGCTGACCGGTGTCCGTTTGAATGAACGAGATGCTGAAAAAGTAGCTGATGTCCTCGTCCACGCCGATTTACGAGGCGTACAATCGCATGGCGTGCTGCGAACAGAACACTATGTGAACAGGCTAAGGGCGGGAGGGATCAATCCCGAAGCACATCCAGTTTTTAAAGAAACGGGGCCTGTGACCGGTGTTCTTGACGGTGATGACGGTTTCGGCCATGTGATTTGTGATGTGGCGATGGACCGTGCAATTGACATGGCGAAGAAAAACGGTGTCGGCATGGTCACGGCTGTAAACAGCAGCCATTGCGGAGCGCTAAGCTATTTTGTGCAAAAAGCGGCTGACGAAAAGCTGATCGGAATGGCAATGACGCATACGGACAGTATCGTTGTTCCATTTGGGGGAAGATCTCCTTTTTTAGGGACAAATCCGATTGCTTACGGTGTTCCGGCTAAGCGTAAAAAACCGTTTATTCTGGATATGGCGACATCAAAAGTGGCCTTTGGGAAGATTCTGCAGGCCCGTGAAGAGGGGAAAGACATTCCTGAGGGATGGGGAGTCGATGAAAACGGAGAAGCAGTAACCGATCCTGACAAGGTCGTTTCACTTTCAACATTCGGCGGCCCGAAAGGCTATGGGTTATCTATTGTGGTCGATGTGTTTTCCGGATTGCTGGCGGGCGCGGCTTTTGGCCCTCATATCGCCGAAATGTACAGCGGCCTTGATCAAAAAAGAAAGCTGGGACATTATGTTTGTGCGATCAATCCGTCCTTTTTTACCGACCGGGATGCGTTTTTAGAGCAGATGGATGCCATGCTCGATGAACTGCAGCACTCACCGCCGGCTGTTGGAGTCGAGAGAGTGTATGTGCCCGGCGAGATTGAGCAGCTGCATGAAGAAAGAAATAAGATACACGGAATATCAATCGCTCGGAGCGTGTATGAATTCTTAAAAAGCAGGTGA
- a CDS encoding zinc-binding alcohol dehydrogenase family protein, with amino-acid sequence MKAVQVRKAYDLVTAEMKKPILSKDDDVLVKVKLVGICGSDMHIYHGTNPLATLPRVIGHEVTGQVEEVGPNVRSLKAGDHVVIEPISYCGTCYACRKGRPNVCAKLSVFGVHEDGGMREYIVLPERQLHVVSKDLPWEEAVMAEPYTIGAQAVWRGRVEKGDTVLIQGAGPIGICVLKMAKLAGAAVMMTDLNSERLAFAKENGADAVVNAQTEHVAERVREWTGNEGANVVIDAVCLPATFELSIEAVSPAGHVVVLGFDERAAQISQLPITKKEVTITGSRLQTNQFPKVVELLNKGKIAHNGLVTHSFSVDDVHHAFQLIEEHPDQVRKAVITFDELIGIRRCKQ; translated from the coding sequence ATGAAAGCGGTTCAAGTGCGAAAAGCGTATGATCTGGTGACAGCGGAGATGAAAAAGCCGATTCTTTCAAAGGATGATGACGTGCTTGTGAAAGTGAAGCTGGTCGGGATTTGCGGTTCAGACATGCACATTTATCATGGCACGAATCCGCTCGCCACCCTCCCGAGAGTTATCGGACACGAAGTAACGGGACAAGTGGAGGAAGTTGGGCCGAATGTGCGTAGCCTAAAAGCCGGTGACCATGTTGTGATTGAGCCGATTTCTTATTGCGGAACGTGTTACGCCTGCCGCAAAGGGCGCCCGAATGTTTGCGCGAAGCTTTCTGTGTTTGGCGTTCATGAAGACGGCGGCATGCGGGAGTATATTGTGCTTCCGGAAAGGCAGCTTCACGTTGTCTCAAAGGACTTGCCTTGGGAGGAAGCGGTCATGGCCGAGCCTTATACGATAGGCGCCCAGGCAGTGTGGAGAGGCCGGGTGGAAAAAGGAGACACCGTTCTGATCCAGGGAGCGGGGCCCATCGGGATCTGTGTGTTAAAAATGGCAAAGCTGGCGGGCGCTGCTGTCATGATGACAGACTTGAATAGCGAGCGGCTGGCATTTGCGAAAGAAAACGGCGCCGATGCTGTCGTAAATGCACAAACAGAACATGTGGCCGAGCGGGTCCGTGAATGGACTGGGAATGAAGGAGCCAATGTGGTCATTGATGCAGTTTGTCTGCCAGCGACTTTTGAGCTTTCAATTGAGGCCGTTTCTCCCGCGGGGCATGTAGTTGTGCTTGGATTTGATGAAAGAGCGGCGCAGATATCTCAGCTGCCGATTACAAAAAAAGAAGTCACGATAACCGGATCGAGATTGCAGACCAATCAGTTTCCCAAAGTGGTAGAGCTTTTGAATAAAGGCAAGATAGCGCATAACGGACTGGTGACCCATTCATTTTCAGTGGATGACGTCCATCACGCATTTCAGTTAATCGAGGAGCATCCAGATCAGGTGCGGAAAGCGGTCATCACGTTTGATGAATTGATTGGAATCCGGAGGTGCAAACAATGA
- the uxuA gene encoding mannonate dehydratase has protein sequence MNITFRWYGRGNDTVTLEHVKQIPGVKGIVWALHQKPVGGVWEKEEIRAETEYIQSYGFHAEVVESVNVHESIKLGNEERGRYIENYKQTIRNLAEFGVKVICYNFMPVFDWTRTDMFRPLEDGSTALFFEKAKVESLEPQELIRTVEQASDMTLPGWEPEKLARIKELFAAYRTVDEEQLWDNLSFFLQEILPVAERHGVQMAIHPDDPPWPIFGLPRIITGEESYKRLRAISDSPSNRITLCTGSMGANPANDMVEIAKTYAGIAPFSHIRNVKIYENGDFIETSHLTKDGSINIQGVMEELHKQDYEGYVRPDHGRHLWGEQCRPGYGLYDRALGIMYLNGLWDAYEAIAKKEVEA, from the coding sequence ATGAATATCACATTCCGATGGTACGGCCGAGGTAACGATACAGTCACGCTTGAACACGTGAAGCAAATTCCCGGAGTCAAAGGCATTGTCTGGGCTCTCCATCAAAAACCTGTCGGCGGCGTGTGGGAAAAGGAAGAAATCAGAGCAGAGACCGAATATATTCAATCCTATGGTTTTCACGCTGAAGTGGTAGAAAGCGTGAATGTTCATGAATCAATTAAACTCGGAAACGAAGAACGCGGCCGGTATATTGAAAACTATAAACAAACGATCCGCAACCTTGCCGAATTTGGCGTGAAAGTGATCTGCTATAATTTTATGCCGGTTTTTGACTGGACACGCACGGACATGTTCCGTCCCTTGGAAGATGGATCAACCGCTCTTTTTTTTGAAAAGGCCAAGGTGGAGAGCCTTGAGCCCCAAGAGCTGATTCGGACGGTGGAACAAGCATCTGATATGACACTGCCGGGGTGGGAGCCCGAAAAATTGGCTCGGATCAAAGAGCTGTTTGCAGCCTACAGAACGGTCGATGAAGAACAGCTATGGGACAATTTATCATTCTTTTTGCAGGAAATTCTTCCGGTTGCAGAACGTCACGGTGTTCAAATGGCCATTCATCCGGATGACCCGCCATGGCCAATCTTCGGGCTGCCGCGCATTATCACAGGGGAGGAAAGCTATAAGAGGCTAAGGGCGATATCAGATTCGCCGTCTAATCGCATCACTCTGTGTACAGGTTCAATGGGAGCCAATCCCGCTAACGACATGGTGGAAATTGCTAAAACGTATGCCGGCATCGCTCCGTTTTCACATATTCGCAATGTGAAAATTTATGAGAATGGCGATTTTATTGAAACATCTCATCTGACGAAAGACGGTTCGATTAACATTCAAGGAGTAATGGAAGAACTGCATAAGCAGGATTACGAAGGATATGTCAGACCTGATCACGGGCGCCATCTTTGGGGCGAGCAATGCCGCCCGGGTTATGGCTTGTATGATCGCGCTCTTGGCATTATGTACTTGAACGGACTGTGGGACGCATATGAAGCAATCGCAAAAAAAGAGGTGGAAGCATGA